GAGGAGCGGGATGCGCAGGAAGTGCCCCATGCGGCGCAGTGCGCCGTCGACCTCCAGGCCGAGATCCTCGCTCAGATCGGCGGGGTCGGGCAGGGCCCAGTCCTCGCGCTCACCGGCATGGAAGCTGAGCCAGTGCACGTAGGACTGCAGCTTCATCAGTGGCGTGGCGCTCTGGATGCAGAGATCGCCGCCCGCCAGGGCGAGGATCTCGGGCGCCCGGCCCGCGGGCGTCAGGCTTTGCCAGAAGAGCGCCTCTTGGTTCTGGAAGATGCGCAGGCTGCGCGCGGGGGGGAGCCCAGCGCGCGCGCCGGCGCGGGCGGCGGCCGCCGGCAGGTGGCCGTCGGCGAGGTGGTAGTCCCCGAAGAGGACGAGGAGCGGGCGCGCGGGCTCGCGCCGCCGCTGGGCGGCGATGAGCGCGGCCGCCCGCCGGTCCCGCTCGGCGAGCGCCCGTTCGGCACGGCGGGGGCGCGTGTTGAGCGCGATCACCGGCAGCCGGTGGTAGCGCGCGAAATCGAGCAGGGTTTGCACCGGTTGCCAGGGAAAGTCCCAGAGCCGCTCCGCCTCCACCTGCTGCACGAAGCGAGCGCGCGCTAGGCGGCCGGCGAGGAAGGCGTCGACGAGGGCCTGGCGCTCGGCGGGCAGCATCTCCAGCGCGAGGGCCGGCGCGCGCCCGCGCCGCTGCAGGCGACGCAGCAGGCGCAGCGCGGTGCGCTGGGACTGCGGGAGGCTGTGGTAGTCGCCGATGAAGATGAGTTCGGCCGCGGCGAGGCGGACGTCGAGGTCGGCGGGCGCGAGGACGCGGCCGGTCCAGGCCGGGAACTCGGCCTCGAAGCGGGCGCGGTAGCGGGCGAGGTAGGGGGGCGGCGGCTCGAGCAGCGCGTCCAGGCGCGCCGCGAGCGCGCCCTGCATCTCGCGCTGCAGCTGTCGCCAGCGCGAGAACTGCCCCTGCGTGCCCGCCGGCTTCTCCGGCTTGCCCATGCGTCCTCCCAGGCAACCCCCGGCCGGGGGTCGCCGGCAGCCGGCTGCAAGAAACGGGCACAGGTCGCCGGGCCGGGTCGGGGCCTTTACAGGCCGCAGCCGCTCGGCTAGATTCAGCCCGACGAGGAGGATCATGCGCCTGAGCCCAGCGAAGATCGACTATCTGGCGCACAAGCTGGTCCGCCTGATGCGCGAGCACGACGCCGTCGCATTCAACATCGAGGCCGACGAGCTCGAGCGCATCATCGCCTGGGAGATCACCGAGGAGCTACGCGTCGAGGACGAGATCGACGACGAAGTGAACACTCTCCTCGACCAGTACGAGCGGCAGATCGCGCATGGGGACCTGGACCAGATGGTGCTCCGGCGCAAGCTGAAGCAGGAGCTGGCCCGCAAGCGGGGGTACACCCTATGAGGCTGAGCGAGGAGCGCATCGAGGTGATCGCCGGCCGGCTCGCCGACCGCCTGCTCGATGAGGAGCTGGTGGACATCACCATCACCGAGCGCGCCTTCCTGGACCGGCTCGAAATCTGGATCGCCCAGGACCTGGAGATCGAGGAGGAGATCAACGAAGCGGCCGTGAAGCGGCTGGAGAGCTACTCCCGCAAGATCGAGCACGGCAGCGACGAGTGGGAGACCCTGCTCGAAAAGGCGAAGGAGGAGCTGGCGCGCGCGCGCGGCTACGTGATCCGATGAAGCCCCTGGCCGGCCGCCGCGTCCTCGTGGCGATGAGCGGCGGCGTCGACTCCTCCGCGGCGGCCGCCCTGCTCCTGGAGCAGGGCGCTGTCGTCGAAGGCGCCACCACCAAGAACTTCTGCCTCGCCGAGACGGACGAGCTGCCCGGCCGCTCCTGCTGCTCGGTGGACGCCATCGCCGACGCCCGAACGGTCTGTGCGCAGCTCGGCATTCCCCACCGCGTCGTGGACGAGACCGCCCGCTTCCGCGAGCAGGTGATCGACGACTTCGCGGCTGCCTACGCGGCCGGGCGCACGCCGAACCCCTGCCTGCGCTGCAACTCCCTGGTGCGCTTTCCGCGTTTCGTGGAGGAGGCGGCGGCCGGCGGATTCGACGCCGTCGCCACGGGGCACTACGCGCGCCTGCTCGCGCTGGAGGGCCGGCTCTGCCTGGCCCGCGCGATCGACGGCGAGAAGGACCAGAGCTACTTCCTCGCCGCCATGGATCCAGCGCTCTATGCGCGGCTCCTCTTCCCGCTCGGCGCGCTCACGAAGGCCGAGACGCGCGCGGTGGCGCGCCGCCACGGCCTGCACGTGGCCGAGAAGCGCGAGAGCCAGGACGTCTGCTTCCTCGGCGGGCGCAGCCTGCGCGACTACCTCGGCGAGCGCGCGCTGCTGCGGCCCGGACCCCTGCTCGACGAGCAGGGGCGCCGGCTCGGCGAGCACGCGGGCGCCGCGCTCCTCACCGTCGGCCAGCGCCACGGCCTCGGCCTGGCGGCGGGCGCGCCGCGCTACGTGCTGCGCGTCGACACAGGGACGGGCGAGGTCGTGGTCGGGGAGGCGGAAGCGCTCATCGCCCGCCGCCTCCGCTGCGGTGAAGCCTGGCTGCATCCGGCCCTCGCGGGCGGCGACGGGACCGCGATCGCCAGCGCGCTGACTGCACGCATCCGCCACCGCGGCCCGGCGCAGCCGCTGCGCGCTTGGCGCTGGGACGGTACCGCCTTCGACGTGGACTTCGCGACACCGGTGCGCGCGGCAGCGCCCGGACAGAGCCTCGTGCTCTACGCCGGCGAGTGCGTGGTGGGGCACGGGATCATCGAGCGCGGCGACTGAGGTGCGCCGGCGCCCTACCTGAGCAGCACCAGCTTGCTGCGCGCGACAGGGCGGCCGTCCTGGCTGAGGATGGCCAGGTAGAGCCCGGCCGGCAGTGACCCAGCCTGCCAGTCGACCGCCAGCGACCCGGCGGGCGCCTCGCCGGCGAAGAGCCGCGCCACTCGCCGCCCCTGCGGGTCGAAGATCTCCAGGCGCGCCGGTCCGGCGAGGGGCAGGCGGAAGCGCAGGCGCGT
The sequence above is a segment of the bacterium genome. Coding sequences within it:
- a CDS encoding ChaN family lipoprotein; translation: MILLVGLNLAERLRPVKAPTRPGDLCPFLAAGCRRPPAGGCLGGRMGKPEKPAGTQGQFSRWRQLQREMQGALAARLDALLEPPPPYLARYRARFEAEFPAWTGRVLAPADLDVRLAAAELIFIGDYHSLPQSQRTALRLLRRLQRRGRAPALALEMLPAERQALVDAFLAGRLARARFVQQVEAERLWDFPWQPVQTLLDFARYHRLPVIALNTRPRRAERALAERDRRAAALIAAQRRREPARPLLVLFGDYHLADGHLPAAAARAGARAGLPPARSLRIFQNQEALFWQSLTPAGRAPEILALAGGDLCIQSATPLMKLQSYVHWLSFHAGEREDWALPDPADLSEDLGLEVDGALRRMGHFLRIPLLEQAPPRVFWIAEPDFARRIARAAGWRDEELALVLASLRLGEDCYLRERDLAVIADPSPNRLAELAARVLHSRTSRLALRPRSLPDDFYLRVVQAALHFLGSLLINPLRKSQDRPALLRYLREDGSGDWRGRAELLLAYLEAEERLQQNGEFDGFSPRFFNLEAPLHRALTRAIGRSLGSRLHAALLADALDPIWLRSLWFEPFHLEGSPLRRYLEILEHLSGEEDRAGRQEPERL
- a CDS encoding DUF507 family protein — translated: MRPPRQPPAGGRRQPAARNGHRSPGRVGAFTGRSRSARFSPTRRIMRLSPAKIDYLAHKLVRLMREHDAVAFNIEADELERIIAWEITEELRVEDEIDDEVNTLLDQYERQIAHGDLDQMVLRRKLKQELARKRGYTL
- a CDS encoding DUF507 family protein — encoded protein: MRLSEERIEVIAGRLADRLLDEELVDITITERAFLDRLEIWIAQDLEIEEEINEAAVKRLESYSRKIEHGSDEWETLLEKAKEELARARGYVIR
- the mnmA gene encoding tRNA 2-thiouridine(34) synthase MnmA is translated as MKPLAGRRVLVAMSGGVDSSAAAALLLEQGAVVEGATTKNFCLAETDELPGRSCCSVDAIADARTVCAQLGIPHRVVDETARFREQVIDDFAAAYAAGRTPNPCLRCNSLVRFPRFVEEAAAGGFDAVATGHYARLLALEGRLCLARAIDGEKDQSYFLAAMDPALYARLLFPLGALTKAETRAVARRHGLHVAEKRESQDVCFLGGRSLRDYLGERALLRPGPLLDEQGRRLGEHAGAALLTVGQRHGLGLAAGAPRYVLRVDTGTGEVVVGEAEALIARRLRCGEAWLHPALAGGDGTAIASALTARIRHRGPAQPLRAWRWDGTAFDVDFATPVRAAAPGQSLVLYAGECVVGHGIIERGD